The DNA sequence TGGCAGCGGCCAGACGGCCACCGTGGGCACCGTACTCGCCACACCCCTCTCCGTCGTGGTCACTGATGCCTCGGGCAAGGCCGTCTCCGGAGCCCGGGTTGACTGGGACGTTGGCGTTGGCGCCGGCACCACCGCACCCTCATCGGCCACCAGCAACAGTAGCGGGGTCGCGCAAACCACATGGACGCTGGGCACCGTCGCCGGTACGCTGCGCGTATCCGCCCAAGTGGGTGGCCTGACGCCGGTGGTGTTCACCGCCACGGCTCTTCCGGGCGCCGCCGCGATCGTGGTCACCACGCCCGACCGCGCCTACCTCGGTGTGGGAGACACCATTCGCATTCGCGCCGCCGCCCGTGACCAGTTCGGCAACGATGTGAGCGCACAATCCATCAACTTCAGCGCGCCCGACCCCACCGTGGCCACCGTGAATGGCACCGGACTGGTCACGGCTATCGGACAGGGGATTGGACGCATCGTGGCCGAAGCAGGGGGCAAAGCCGACACCGTCGCGGTCACCGTCGGACCACCCGGTTCATCAGTGTGTGGACCGGTTGCCGCTCGGACATTGGCACTCGGCGAGGTGTTCTCGCCCGACCCGGACGCCGCCGGTACCCGCGCCTGCCTTTCGGCGCCTGTCGGCGTGAACGCCGAATACGCGCTGACCCTCATCTCTACGAGTGCCTCGTTTAGTACAGTGACGTCCATAGACGTCTTTTCCACCGGCAACAGCGGGCCTACCACGGCCGCCATCTCGGCCGACGCCGCAGGACTGCGGACAACGCCAGACCTGCCCACGGTTGACACCGATCTGCAAATGACGCGTCGGGCCGAGTCCGATGAGCCCCGATTGGCGGAACTCGAACGGCGCACCGTTGAGCGTCGGGAACTCTCGCCGTTGGTGGATGCGGCACGGTCGTGGCATGCGGAGCACCAGGGAGCGGCGGCGTTCACCAGTCTCGCCGACCTCAACGTCGGCGACGCCATCACGCTCAACGCCAACGCCAACAAGGCGTGCAGCGAACCCGTCAATCGCGTCTCGCGCGTTACGGCCGTGGGTGAAAAGTCCATTGTGGTGGCCGACAATGAAAACCCCACAGGTGGCTACACCGACGCCGAATACGCGTCCATTGCCGCCACGTTCGACACGCTGATCTTCCCGATGGACACCACCGCCTTCGGTGCGCCGACAAACGTAAGTGGTCGTGGCAAGGTCATCCTGTTCTACACACGCTCCGTGAACTCGCTGACCCCGCCATCCACCAACAGCTACACCATCGGCGGATTCTTCTTCGCGCGCGACCTGTATCCCAAGACCGCGCGCAACGGCCTTGCCGCGTGCGCGGCATCGAACGAAACGGAAATGTTCTACCTGCTCGTGCCCGACCCCGACGGTACGGTCAACAACAACAAGCGTTCCAAGTCCGAGGTCACCACGCTCAACCTCGGCACCATTGCCCACGAATTCCAGCATCTCATCAATTCCGGTCGCCGTCTGTACGTGAACACCACAGCGGTCCCCAACGAAGAGACATGGCTGGACGAGGGACTCGCGCATACGGCCGAGGAATTGCTGTACTATCGCATTTCGGGTTTCACCTCGCGCCAGAATCTGACGCTCGCGCAGGTCTCGCAGCAATCGACGCTGTTCAGCAGCTACGCGTCGCAGAATTTCTCGCGCTTCTACACGTATCTCATCAATCCCGAACTCAATTCGCCGTACGCGCCCAACGATTCGCTGGCCACGCGCGGGGCCACCTGGAATTTCCTGCGCTTCGCCGCGGGCCGACAGCCATCTGGTGAAGCCGCGTTCTATCGCGCGCTGGTGAATTCCACCACCTCGGGACGCACGAATCTGTCGAATGTACTGGGCGGCACCGCACAGTTTGCCGACTACCTGCGCGACTGGACCGTGTCGCTCATCGCCGACGATTTCAGCACGGCGACAACCGCCGCCCTAGACGTCCGCTACGTGTTCCCGGCCTGGAATTTCCGCAGCATCTTCCCGGGACTTCGGTTTGGTGGCGGCTCTCCGCTGGGCGTCTATCCCATCAATGCGCGATCGCTCCAAAGCGGCGCTCCGCAACGCATCACCCTGGCCGGCGGCACCAGCAGCTATGTCCGTTTCGGCCTGCCGTCAGGCCGCAGCACGCTGGTAAGCCTGTCGTCAAACGGCGTATCGCTGCCCAGCACCATGCGCTACGCGATCGTAAGGCTTAGATAGTACTGAGACTTCAACTCCTTCGCTTGAGCCGGATCTCAAACAGCTTCGGCCAGTACTTGCCGGTCACGAAGTAGCGATCCTTGGCGGCGTCGTAGGCGATGCCGTTCAGTACATCTTCCTTGCCTGCTCGATCCATTGCGGGCAAAATCCCGGACAAGTCGATCCAACCGACCACCTGGCCAGTCTTGGGATCGATGCGCGCGATCTGGTCGCTCTGCCACACGTTGGCCCACAGTTCGCCCTTGATCCATTCCAGCTCATTGAGCTGCGTGACGTCCGTGCCGTGATCGGTGACGGTAAGACTCTTCTGCACGGCAAACGTCTTCGGATCGCGCCACCGAATGGTGGGTGTACCATCGCTCATGATCAGCGAGGTCCCGTCGGTGGTGAGGGCCCATCCTTCGCCCTCGTACGCGAACTCGCCCTTGGGGGCAAACGTCTTCCAGTCGAACATGAACGCCTTGCCGTCTTTCCAGGTCAGTTCATAGAGC is a window from the Gemmatimonadaceae bacterium genome containing:
- a CDS encoding glutaminyl-peptide cyclotransferase; protein product: MAILSAMRRSRTAAVAVLLATVGFIATAGAFGACGKEVPAADSAVVSDSTTPARTPTYAFEVVATYPHDPGAFTEGLFIHDGRLFESTGEIGTSSIREVDLVSGRVLRKRDLPKPYFGEGIVIIGDVLYELTWKDGKAFMFDWKTFAPKGEFAYEGEGWALTTDGTSLIMSDGTPTIRWRDPKTFAVQKSLTVTDHGTDVTQLNELEWIKGELWANVWQSDQIARIDPKTGQVVGWIDLSGILPAMDRAGKEDVLNGIAYDAAKDRYFVTGKYWPKLFEIRLKRRS